The Mixta hanseatica genome includes a region encoding these proteins:
- the murG gene encoding undecaprenyldiphospho-muramoylpentapeptide beta-N-acetylglucosaminyltransferase, protein MSGKRLMVMAGGTGGHVFPGLAVAHHLMAQGWQVRWLGTADRMEADLVPKHGIEIDFIRISGLRGKGVKALLAAPVRIFNAWRQARSIMKAWKPDVVLGMGGYVSGPGGLAAWSCGIPVVLHEQNGIAGLTNKWLAKLATKVMQAFPGAFPHADVVGNPVRTDVLALSSPEQRLAGREGPVRVLVIGGSQGARVLNQTMPQVAALMGDRITLWHQTGKGAQSEVLAAYAAADGKHRHNITEFIDDMAAAYAWADVVVCRSGALTVSEVAAAGLPAIFVPFQHKDRQQYWNALPLEKAGAAKIFEQPQFTAHAVAETLQQWDRPTLMLMAQKARQVAIPDATERVAAEVSAVAR, encoded by the coding sequence ATGAGTGGAAAGCGGTTGATGGTAATGGCTGGCGGTACCGGCGGACATGTGTTCCCGGGCCTGGCCGTTGCGCATCATCTGATGGCGCAGGGCTGGCAGGTACGCTGGCTGGGAACCGCCGATCGTATGGAAGCCGATCTGGTGCCGAAGCACGGTATCGAAATCGATTTTATCCGCATCAGCGGATTGCGCGGCAAAGGCGTGAAGGCGCTGCTGGCCGCGCCGGTGCGGATTTTCAACGCCTGGCGGCAGGCGCGCAGCATTATGAAAGCCTGGAAACCGGACGTGGTGCTCGGCATGGGCGGCTACGTCTCTGGTCCCGGCGGGCTGGCGGCCTGGAGCTGCGGTATTCCGGTGGTGCTGCATGAACAGAACGGTATTGCCGGCTTAACCAACAAATGGCTGGCGAAGCTGGCGACCAAAGTGATGCAGGCGTTTCCTGGCGCGTTTCCGCACGCCGACGTGGTGGGCAATCCGGTGCGTACCGATGTCCTGGCGCTTAGCAGCCCGGAACAGCGTTTGGCCGGCCGTGAAGGTCCGGTACGCGTTTTGGTTATCGGCGGCAGTCAGGGCGCGCGCGTGCTTAACCAGACGATGCCGCAGGTGGCGGCGCTGATGGGCGATCGCATTACGTTATGGCATCAGACCGGGAAGGGGGCGCAGAGCGAGGTTCTGGCAGCCTATGCCGCAGCGGATGGCAAGCATCGGCATAACATCACCGAATTTATTGATGATATGGCGGCGGCCTATGCGTGGGCCGATGTGGTGGTCTGCCGCTCCGGCGCGCTGACGGTAAGCGAAGTGGCGGCGGCGGGCCTGCCAGCTATTTTCGTGCCCTTTCAGCATAAAGATCGTCAGCAGTACTGGAATGCGCTTCCGCTGGAAAAAGCGGGCGCGGCCAAAATTTTTGAGCAGCCGCAGTTTACTGCGCATGCGGTGGCGGAAACGTTACAGCAGTGGGACCGACCCACGCTGATGCTAATGGCGCAAAAGGCGCGTCAGGTAGCGATTCCCGATGCCACCGAACGGGTAGCGGCAGAAGTCAGCGCCGTAGCGCGCTAA
- the murF gene encoding UDP-N-acetylmuramoyl-tripeptide--D-alanyl-D-alanine ligase, producing MIPVSLETLAQIANGTLIGSDLQIAEVTTDTRKVTAGCLFIALKGERFDAHDFASEAVANGAAALLVSKRLQIQVPQVVVDDTRIALGELAAWVRQQVDTRVVALTGSSGKTSVKEMTAAILRQCGETLYTAGNLNNDIGVPLTLLRLTPAHQYAVIELGANHQGEIAWTTGITRPESALVNNLAAAHLEGFGSLAGVAKAKGEIFLGLPANGTAIINADSNDLPRWQPQLTGQRVWHFSAVEGADTDFSAADVTVTSQGTVFTLHTPQGEVAVRLPLPGRHNVANALAASALALSVGAPLAAIAQGLATLQAVPGRLFPIMLGPQKLLLDDSYNANVGSMTAAAQVLAEMPGYRVMVTGDMAELGAEAVECHRQVGDAARQAGVDKVLSVGTLSQHISDASSVGEHFSDKAALSARLQALIAEHQVITVLVKGSRSAAMEQVIQTLQEKGTC from the coding sequence ATGATTCCTGTTTCCCTGGAAACGTTGGCGCAAATTGCTAACGGCACGCTTATCGGCAGCGATCTACAGATTGCCGAGGTGACCACCGATACCCGCAAGGTTACCGCAGGCTGCCTGTTTATCGCCCTGAAAGGCGAGCGCTTCGATGCCCATGATTTTGCCAGCGAAGCGGTGGCTAACGGCGCGGCGGCATTATTAGTGAGTAAGCGCTTGCAAATTCAGGTGCCGCAGGTGGTAGTCGACGATACGCGTATCGCGCTGGGAGAGCTGGCCGCCTGGGTACGCCAGCAGGTCGATACCCGCGTGGTGGCGCTGACCGGCTCTTCCGGCAAAACCTCGGTGAAAGAGATGACTGCCGCCATCCTACGTCAGTGCGGCGAAACTCTCTACACCGCCGGCAACCTGAACAATGATATCGGCGTGCCGCTGACGCTATTGCGGCTGACCCCTGCGCACCAGTATGCGGTGATTGAGCTGGGCGCCAACCATCAGGGCGAGATTGCCTGGACCACCGGGATCACACGTCCGGAAAGCGCGCTGGTAAATAATCTCGCCGCTGCGCATCTGGAGGGCTTTGGCTCTCTGGCGGGCGTGGCGAAAGCGAAAGGTGAAATTTTCCTTGGCCTGCCGGCCAACGGCACGGCGATTATCAATGCCGACAGCAATGACCTGCCGCGCTGGCAGCCGCAGTTAACCGGGCAGCGCGTCTGGCATTTTTCCGCAGTTGAAGGGGCGGACACAGATTTTTCCGCCGCCGATGTTACGGTCACCTCGCAGGGAACGGTTTTTACCTTGCATACGCCGCAGGGCGAGGTGGCGGTACGGCTGCCGTTGCCGGGACGTCACAACGTCGCTAATGCTCTGGCGGCCAGCGCGCTGGCGCTGTCGGTGGGCGCGCCGCTTGCGGCGATTGCGCAAGGCTTAGCGACGCTACAGGCGGTACCGGGACGTTTATTCCCGATTATGCTCGGTCCGCAAAAGCTTTTGCTGGACGATAGCTACAACGCCAACGTCGGATCGATGACCGCCGCTGCGCAGGTGCTGGCGGAGATGCCAGGCTACCGTGTGATGGTCACCGGCGATATGGCGGAGCTGGGCGCGGAAGCGGTTGAATGCCACCGCCAGGTCGGCGATGCCGCCCGTCAGGCCGGCGTCGATAAAGTGCTGAGCGTCGGCACGTTAAGCCAGCATATCAGCGACGCCAGCAGCGTCGGCGAACACTTCAGCGATAAAGCGGCGCTGAGCGCACGCTTACAGGCGCTGATTGCTGAGCATCAAGTGATTACTGTTTTAGTTAAAGGTTCTCGTAGCGCCGCCATGGAGCAGGTAATACAAACCTTACAGGAGAAAGGAACATGTTAG
- the murE gene encoding UDP-N-acetylmuramoyl-L-alanyl-D-glutamate--2,6-diaminopimelate ligase has translation MTDRNLRDLLAPWVPGAPERPLREMTLDSRAAASGDLFVAVAGHNVDGRRFIPQAIAQGVSSVIAEAAGEAEDGEIREMHGVPVIYLSQLPQRLSALAGRFYQQPGEQLRLIGVTGTNGKTTTTQLLAQWANLLGETGAVMGTVGNGLYGDLIPTENTTGSAVDVQHILHSLVEQGATVAAMEVSSHGLVQHRVAALPFAAAVFTNLSRDHLDYHGDMTRYESAKWLLFSDHQIGAAIINADDEVGLRWLERLPDAVAVTMADNVLPGKHGRWLKATGVHYHDNGATIRFSSSWGDGELESRLMGAFNVSNLLLALATLLALGYPLAQLIASARQLQPVCGRMEVFSAPNKPTVVVDYAHTPDALEKALEAARLHCKGQLWCVFGCGGDRDKGKRPLMGAIAEQFADIVVITDDNPRSEDPTAIVEDILTGLLDPGRARVMAGRAEAVTNSIMQAGPQDIVLVAGKGHEDYQIVGNRRLDYSDRVTVARLLGVVA, from the coding sequence GTGACAGATCGTAACTTGCGCGACTTACTGGCTCCGTGGGTGCCTGGCGCGCCGGAGCGTCCGCTTCGTGAAATGACACTGGACAGCCGTGCAGCGGCGTCTGGCGATCTGTTTGTGGCTGTAGCCGGCCATAACGTTGATGGGCGACGTTTTATTCCTCAGGCTATCGCACAGGGCGTTTCGTCGGTTATCGCTGAAGCTGCCGGCGAGGCGGAGGATGGCGAAATTCGCGAGATGCACGGCGTCCCGGTAATTTATCTGTCGCAGCTGCCGCAGCGTCTGTCGGCGCTGGCCGGGCGCTTTTATCAGCAGCCAGGCGAACAGCTGCGTTTAATCGGCGTAACCGGAACCAACGGTAAAACCACTACCACACAGCTGCTGGCGCAGTGGGCCAACCTACTCGGCGAGACCGGCGCGGTAATGGGCACCGTCGGCAACGGGCTATACGGCGATCTGATCCCGACTGAAAACACCACCGGCTCGGCGGTTGATGTGCAACATATCCTGCACTCGCTGGTGGAGCAGGGCGCGACCGTGGCGGCAATGGAAGTCTCTTCACATGGCCTGGTGCAACATCGCGTGGCGGCACTGCCTTTTGCTGCCGCGGTGTTTACTAACCTGAGCCGCGATCATCTGGATTATCACGGCGATATGACGCGCTATGAGTCCGCTAAATGGCTGCTGTTTTCTGACCATCAGATCGGCGCAGCGATTATTAATGCCGACGATGAGGTCGGGCTGCGCTGGCTGGAGCGGCTGCCCGATGCCGTTGCCGTCACCATGGCTGATAATGTGCTGCCTGGCAAACATGGTCGCTGGCTGAAAGCGACCGGGGTGCATTATCACGATAACGGCGCAACGATTCGCTTCTCCTCCAGCTGGGGCGATGGCGAGCTGGAAAGCCGTCTGATGGGCGCGTTTAACGTCAGCAATCTGCTGCTGGCGCTGGCAACGCTGCTGGCGTTGGGCTACCCGCTGGCGCAGCTGATTGCCAGCGCCCGTCAGCTGCAGCCCGTTTGTGGGCGCATGGAAGTCTTTAGCGCGCCGAACAAACCAACGGTAGTGGTGGATTATGCCCATACGCCGGATGCGCTGGAAAAAGCGCTGGAAGCGGCGCGTCTGCATTGCAAAGGCCAGCTGTGGTGTGTGTTTGGCTGCGGCGGCGATCGCGATAAAGGCAAGCGTCCGTTAATGGGCGCTATTGCCGAACAGTTTGCCGATATCGTGGTGATCACTGATGACAATCCCCGTAGCGAAGACCCGACGGCAATCGTTGAGGATATCCTCACCGGCCTGCTCGATCCGGGGCGCGCGCGCGTGATGGCGGGACGTGCAGAAGCAGTCACTAACAGCATTATGCAGGCCGGGCCGCAGGACATCGTTCTGGTTGCAGGTAAAGGCCATGAAGATTATCAAATCGTCGGCAACCGCCGTCTGGACTATTCCGATCGCGTTACCGTCGCACGTTTACTGGGGGTAGTGGCATGA
- the ftsW gene encoding cell division protein FtsW: protein MRIPGLGLAGGVATRLREWVMGSRENSDAATMVLYDRTLLWLTFGLAIIGFVMVTSASMPVGQRLSEDPFFFAKRDAFYLLLAFGMALVTLRIPMEIWQRYSNMMLLASVLMLLIVLVVGSSVNGASRWIALGPLRIQPAELSKLSLFCYLASYLVRKVEEVRNNFWGFCKPMGVMVVLAVLLLAQPDLGTVVVLFVTTLAMLFLAGAKLWQFLAIIGSGIFAVILLIIAEPYRMRRVTSFWDPWEDPFGSGYQLTQSLMAFGRGEFWGQGLGNSVQKLEYLPEAHTDFIFSIIGEELGYIGVVLALLMVFFVAFRAMSIGRRALEIDQRFSGFLACSIGVWFSFQALVNVGAAAGMLPTKGLTLPLISYGGSSLIIMSTAIVLLLRIDYETRLSKAQAFTRGAR, encoded by the coding sequence ATGCGTATTCCAGGCTTAGGGCTGGCGGGCGGCGTAGCAACGCGCCTGCGCGAATGGGTGATGGGCAGCCGCGAGAATAGCGATGCGGCCACTATGGTGCTGTACGATCGTACGCTGCTGTGGCTCACCTTCGGGCTGGCGATTATCGGCTTTGTGATGGTGACCTCCGCCTCAATGCCGGTAGGGCAGCGCCTGTCGGAAGATCCGTTCTTCTTCGCCAAGCGCGATGCATTTTACTTGCTACTGGCATTTGGCATGGCGCTGGTGACGCTGCGCATCCCGATGGAGATATGGCAGCGTTACAGCAATATGATGCTGCTGGCCTCGGTACTGATGCTGTTGATTGTGTTGGTGGTCGGCAGCTCGGTAAACGGCGCATCGCGCTGGATTGCGTTGGGGCCGCTGCGTATTCAGCCGGCCGAGCTTTCCAAGCTTTCGCTGTTTTGCTATCTCGCCAGCTATCTGGTGCGCAAAGTTGAAGAGGTGCGTAATAACTTCTGGGGCTTTTGTAAACCGATGGGCGTGATGGTGGTGCTGGCGGTGCTGCTACTGGCGCAGCCTGACCTGGGAACGGTGGTGGTGCTGTTTGTTACCACGCTGGCGATGTTGTTTCTGGCCGGCGCCAAGCTGTGGCAATTTTTGGCCATTATTGGCTCTGGCATCTTCGCAGTGATCTTACTGATTATTGCTGAACCGTACCGTATGCGCCGTGTGACCTCGTTCTGGGATCCGTGGGAAGATCCGTTCGGCAGCGGATACCAGCTAACCCAGTCGCTGATGGCATTCGGCCGCGGCGAATTCTGGGGGCAGGGGTTAGGTAACTCCGTGCAAAAACTGGAGTATTTACCGGAAGCGCATACCGACTTCATTTTCTCCATTATCGGGGAAGAACTCGGTTATATCGGTGTGGTTTTAGCGCTGTTAATGGTATTCTTCGTCGCTTTTCGGGCGATGTCCATTGGCCGACGCGCGTTGGAAATCGACCAGCGCTTTTCCGGCTTTTTGGCCTGCTCGATTGGCGTCTGGTTTAGCTTCCAGGCGCTGGTTAACGTTGGCGCGGCGGCGGGCATGCTGCCGACCAAGGGCCTGACGTTGCCGTTAATTAGTTACGGTGGTTCTAGTCTGATCATTATGTCGACGGCCATCGTGTTGTTGTTACGCATAGATTATGAAACGCGTCTGAGCAAAGCGCAGGCGTTTACCCGAGGTGCGCGATGA
- the mraY gene encoding phospho-N-acetylmuramoyl-pentapeptide-transferase: protein MLVWLAEHLVAFYSGFNVFSYLTFRAIVSLLTALFISLWMGPRLIAWLQKLQIGQVVRSEGPESHFSKRGTPTMGGIMILTSITISVLMWAYPSNPYVWCVLTVLIGYGIVGFVDDYRKVVRKDTKGLIARWKYFWQSLIALAVAFTMYAIGKDTPATQLVVPFFKDVMPQLGLLYILLSYFVIVGTSNAVNLTDGLDGLAIMPTVFVAAGFALVAWATGNMNFAGYLHIPYLRHAGELVIVCTAIVGAGLGFLWFNTYPAQVFMGDVGSLALGGALGTIAVLLRQEFLLVIMGGVFVVETLSVILQVGSFKLRGQRIFRMAPIHHHYELKGWPEPRVIVRFWIISLMLVLIGLATLKVR, encoded by the coding sequence ATGTTAGTTTGGCTGGCCGAACATTTGGTCGCTTTTTATTCGGGCTTTAACGTCTTTTCATATTTGACGTTTCGCGCCATTGTCAGCCTGCTGACCGCGCTGTTTATCTCTCTGTGGATGGGGCCGCGCCTGATCGCCTGGCTGCAAAAATTACAGATTGGTCAGGTAGTGCGTAGCGAAGGTCCGGAGTCGCACTTCAGCAAGCGCGGCACGCCAACCATGGGCGGCATCATGATCCTGACCTCCATCACTATTTCGGTATTGATGTGGGCTTATCCTTCTAACCCTTACGTCTGGTGCGTACTCACGGTGCTGATCGGTTATGGCATCGTAGGCTTTGTGGATGACTACCGTAAGGTGGTGCGTAAGGATACGAAAGGCCTGATCGCCCGCTGGAAATATTTCTGGCAGTCGCTGATCGCGCTGGCGGTCGCCTTTACCATGTACGCCATCGGCAAAGATACCCCGGCGACACAGCTGGTGGTGCCGTTCTTTAAAGATGTGATGCCGCAGCTGGGGCTGCTCTATATCCTGCTCTCTTACTTCGTGATTGTCGGCACCAGCAACGCGGTTAACCTGACCGATGGCCTGGACGGCCTGGCGATTATGCCGACAGTTTTCGTGGCCGCAGGTTTCGCGCTGGTCGCCTGGGCGACCGGCAACATGAACTTTGCCGGCTATCTGCACATTCCTTATCTGCGTCACGCTGGCGAACTGGTGATTGTCTGCACCGCTATCGTCGGTGCCGGGCTGGGCTTCTTATGGTTCAACACCTATCCGGCTCAGGTCTTTATGGGCGACGTCGGCTCGCTGGCGTTAGGCGGCGCGCTGGGCACTATCGCGGTGCTGCTGCGTCAAGAGTTCTTACTGGTGATCATGGGCGGCGTGTTTGTCGTGGAAACGCTGTCGGTAATTCTGCAGGTCGGCTCCTTTAAGCTGCGTGGCCAGCGTATTTTTCGTATGGCGCCGATCCATCACCACTATGAACTAAAAGGCTGGCCGGAGCCGCGCGTGATCGTGCGTTTCTGGATCATTTCGCTGATGCTGGTGCTGATTGGCCTGGCAACCCTTAAGGTGCGTTAA
- a CDS encoding peptidoglycan glycosyltransferase FtsI produces MRSATKALKLKKQEDQASFVSWRFALLCGGIFLALIGLLLRVAYLQVINPDRLVREGDMRSLRVQSIPTARGMITDRAGRPLAVSVPVNAIWADPKELNDRGGITLDSRWKALADALSIPLDQLANRVNANPKGRFVYLARQVNPAIGDYIKKLKLPGIHLREESRRYYPAGQVTSHLIGFTNIDGQGIEGVEKSFDRWLTGQPGERTVRKDRFGRVIEDISSVDSQAAHNLALSIDERLQALVYRELNNAVAFNKAESGTAVLVDVNTGEVLAMANSPAYNPNNLSNTPKDVMRNRAITDIFEPGSTVKPMVVMTALQRGVVRENTVLNTLPYRVNGHEIKDVARYNELTLTGVLQKSSNVGVSKLALAMPSSALVETYSRFGLGKPTNLGLVGESSGLYPHKQRWSDIERATFSFGYGLMVTPLQLARVYATIGSYGIARPLSITKVDPPVPGERAFPESLVKTVVHMMESVALPGGGGVKAAIKGYRIAIKTGTAKKVGPDGRYVNKYIAYTAGVAPASHPRFALVVVINDPQAGKYYGGAVSAPVFGAIMGGVLRTMNIEPDALPTGEKNDLVNNKKEESSDRS; encoded by the coding sequence ATGAGATCCGCTACCAAAGCGCTTAAGTTGAAAAAACAGGAAGATCAGGCCAGCTTTGTCAGCTGGCGTTTTGCGTTGCTGTGCGGCGGCATCTTCCTTGCGTTGATCGGGCTACTGTTGCGTGTCGCTTATTTGCAGGTAATCAATCCCGACAGGCTGGTGCGCGAAGGCGATATGCGTTCTCTGCGCGTCCAGTCCATACCCACCGCGCGTGGGATGATCACCGACCGTGCCGGCAGGCCGCTGGCGGTTAGCGTACCGGTTAACGCCATCTGGGCCGATCCCAAAGAACTGAACGATCGCGGCGGCATTACGCTCGACAGCCGCTGGAAAGCGCTGGCGGACGCGCTCTCAATTCCGCTCGATCAGCTGGCTAACCGCGTGAACGCCAACCCTAAAGGCCGCTTTGTCTATCTGGCGCGTCAGGTTAACCCGGCGATTGGCGACTACATCAAAAAGCTCAAGCTGCCCGGCATCCATCTGCGCGAAGAGTCCCGACGCTACTATCCGGCAGGGCAGGTGACCTCGCATCTGATTGGTTTTACCAATATCGATGGACAGGGTATTGAAGGGGTTGAAAAAAGCTTCGATCGCTGGCTCACCGGCCAGCCGGGCGAAAGAACGGTACGTAAAGATCGCTTTGGCCGTGTTATTGAAGATATCTCTTCGGTAGACAGCCAGGCGGCGCATAATCTGGCGTTGAGTATCGATGAGCGCCTGCAGGCGCTGGTCTATCGCGAGCTGAACAACGCCGTCGCCTTTAACAAGGCGGAGTCGGGCACTGCGGTGCTGGTGGATGTGAACACCGGCGAAGTGCTGGCGATGGCCAACAGCCCGGCCTATAACCCCAATAATCTCAGCAATACGCCAAAAGATGTGATGCGCAACCGCGCCATCACCGACATCTTCGAACCCGGCTCGACGGTGAAGCCGATGGTGGTGATGACCGCCCTGCAGCGCGGCGTGGTGCGTGAAAACACCGTGCTGAATACGCTGCCTTATCGCGTTAACGGCCATGAAATTAAAGACGTGGCGCGCTACAACGAATTGACCCTCACCGGAGTTCTGCAGAAGTCGAGTAACGTCGGGGTATCAAAACTGGCGTTAGCGATGCCCTCCTCAGCACTAGTGGAAACATATTCACGCTTTGGATTGGGCAAACCAACCAATTTGGGGTTGGTCGGGGAAAGCAGTGGCCTGTATCCCCATAAACAAAGGTGGTCCGATATTGAAAGGGCCACCTTCTCATTCGGCTATGGGCTGATGGTTACGCCGCTCCAGCTGGCGCGCGTTTACGCCACCATCGGCAGCTATGGCATCGCTCGTCCACTGTCGATTACCAAAGTGGACCCGCCGGTACCGGGCGAACGCGCGTTTCCTGAATCGCTGGTGAAAACCGTGGTGCATATGATGGAAAGCGTGGCGCTGCCGGGCGGCGGCGGCGTGAAGGCCGCGATCAAAGGTTATCGTATCGCCATTAAAACCGGGACCGCGAAAAAAGTCGGCCCTGATGGCCGCTACGTGAATAAATATATCGCCTATACCGCAGGCGTGGCGCCTGCCAGCCATCCGCGTTTCGCGCTGGTGGTGGTGATTAACGATCCGCAGGCGGGTAAATATTATGGCGGTGCGGTGTCGGCACCGGTATTTGGCGCCATCATGGGCGGGGTTCTGCGCACCATGAATATTGAGCCGGATGCGTTGCCGACCGGTGAAAAAAATGACCTGGTCAACAACAAGAAAGAGGAATCAAGTGACAGATCGTAA
- the murC gene encoding UDP-N-acetylmuramate--L-alanine ligase, with protein MNTQQLAKLRSIVPEMRRVRHIHFVGIGGAGMGGIAEVLANEGYQISGSDLAPNAVTQHLTALGATIYFHHRPENVSDASVVVVSSAITQDNPEIIAAREARIPVIRRAEMLAELMRFRHGIAVAGTHGKTTTTAMVTSIYAEGGLDPTFVNGGLVKAAGTHARLGSSRYLIAEADESDASFLHLQPMVAIVTNIEADHMDTYQGDFENLKQTFINFLHNLPFYGRAVLCVDDAVIRDLIPRVGRQITTYGFSEDADVRIENYEQHGAQGHFTLVRHDKPLMRVTLNAPGRHNALNAAAAVAVATEEGIDDDEILSALESFQGTGRRFDFLGEFPLQQVNGTVGSAMLVDDYGHHPTEVDATIKAARAGWPDKKLVMIFQPHRYTRTRDLYDDFANVLSQVDVLLMLDVYSAGETPIPGADSRSLCRTIRGRGKVDPILVPDHDAILDFLAPTLSGNDLILVQGAGNIGKIARRLADQKLKPQTNEEEHHG; from the coding sequence ATGAATACTCAACAACTGGCGAAACTGCGTTCTATCGTGCCCGAGATGCGTCGCGTCCGGCACATTCACTTTGTCGGCATCGGCGGTGCCGGCATGGGCGGTATCGCCGAAGTGTTGGCCAATGAAGGTTATCAGATTAGCGGATCCGATTTAGCGCCTAACGCCGTCACGCAGCATCTGACCGCGCTGGGTGCCACGATCTATTTTCACCATCGCCCGGAGAACGTGAGCGACGCCAGTGTGGTGGTAGTCTCCAGCGCGATTACTCAGGATAACCCGGAGATTATCGCGGCGCGTGAAGCGCGTATTCCGGTGATCCGCCGCGCGGAGATGTTGGCCGAGCTGATGCGTTTCCGCCACGGGATTGCGGTGGCCGGCACGCACGGCAAAACGACTACCACGGCGATGGTAACCAGCATCTATGCCGAGGGCGGGCTCGATCCTACTTTCGTCAACGGTGGTTTAGTTAAGGCGGCGGGAACGCATGCGCGCCTGGGCAGTAGCCGTTACCTGATCGCGGAAGCGGATGAGAGCGATGCCTCCTTCCTGCATCTGCAGCCGATGGTGGCGATTGTGACCAATATCGAAGCCGACCATATGGATACCTATCAGGGCGACTTTGAGAATCTGAAGCAGACGTTTATTAACTTTCTGCACAACCTGCCGTTTTACGGCAGGGCGGTGCTTTGCGTAGATGACGCGGTAATCCGCGATCTGATTCCGCGCGTAGGGCGCCAGATCACCACCTACGGCTTTAGCGAAGATGCTGACGTGCGCATCGAAAATTACGAGCAGCACGGCGCGCAGGGCCACTTTACGCTGGTGCGTCATGACAAACCGCTGATGCGCGTTACGCTTAATGCCCCGGGGCGGCATAACGCCTTAAACGCGGCGGCGGCGGTCGCGGTCGCCACGGAAGAGGGCATCGACGATGACGAGATCCTGAGCGCGCTGGAAAGTTTCCAGGGCACCGGCCGTCGCTTCGATTTCCTCGGCGAGTTTCCGCTGCAGCAGGTAAACGGCACCGTTGGCTCCGCCATGCTGGTGGACGACTACGGCCACCATCCGACCGAAGTGGACGCCACTATCAAAGCGGCGCGGGCGGGCTGGCCGGATAAAAAACTGGTCATGATTTTCCAGCCGCACCGTTATACACGCACGCGCGATCTTTATGATGATTTCGCCAACGTGCTGTCGCAGGTAGATGTGCTGCTGATGCTGGATGTCTATTCCGCCGGCGAGACGCCGATCCCGGGCGCCGACAGCCGTTCGCTGTGCCGGACGATCCGCGGACGCGGCAAGGTGGATCCGATCCTGGTGCCGGATCACGATGCGATCCTCGATTTCCTTGCCCCGACGTTAAGCGGCAACGATCTGATCCTGGTTCAGGGCGCGGGCAATATCGGTAAGATTGCTCGTCGACTGGCTGACCAAAAACTGAAACCGCAGACCAATGAAGAGGAACATCATGGCTGA
- the murD gene encoding UDP-N-acetylmuramoyl-L-alanine--D-glutamate ligase, whose product MADYQGRKVVIIGLGLTGLSCVDFFLAQGVTPRVMDTRESPPGLDKLPESVERHLGSLNGDWLLAADLIVASPGMALAHPLLMEAAEAGIEIVGDIELFCREAQAPIVAITGSNGKSTVTSLVGEMARAAGWAVGVGGNIGLPALSLLQQPAQLYVLELSSFQLETTHSLKAAAATILNVSEDHMDRYPLGLQQYRAAKLRIYENAAVCVVNADDALTMPVRGADKRCVSFGIDVGDYHLNRQQGSIWLRVHGEKVLNTDEMTLVGLHNYTNALAALALADAVNIPRASSLKALTTFRGLAHRFQLVHERNGVRWINDSKATNVGSTEAALSGLQAQGTLWLLLGGDGKSADFSSLTRYLQGDAIRVWCYGRDGAALAALRPEISSQTETLEQAMRAIAPQVRPGDIVLLSPACASLDQFRNFEQRGDRFAQLARELG is encoded by the coding sequence ATGGCTGACTATCAGGGTAGAAAAGTTGTCATTATCGGGCTGGGGCTGACCGGGCTCTCCTGTGTTGATTTCTTTTTAGCGCAGGGCGTAACGCCGCGCGTGATGGATACCCGTGAGTCACCGCCTGGCCTGGATAAGCTGCCGGAGAGCGTGGAACGTCATCTGGGTTCGCTAAACGGCGACTGGCTGCTGGCGGCAGATCTGATCGTCGCCAGTCCGGGCATGGCCCTTGCGCATCCGCTGCTGATGGAAGCGGCGGAGGCGGGCATCGAAATCGTGGGTGATATCGAGCTGTTCTGCCGTGAAGCGCAGGCACCGATTGTCGCGATTACCGGCTCTAACGGAAAAAGCACCGTCACCAGCCTGGTTGGCGAGATGGCGCGTGCCGCAGGCTGGGCCGTCGGCGTGGGCGGCAATATCGGCCTGCCGGCGCTTAGCCTGTTGCAGCAGCCGGCTCAGCTGTACGTTCTGGAGCTCTCCAGTTTTCAGCTGGAAACAACTCACAGCCTGAAGGCAGCGGCGGCGACCATCCTCAACGTTAGTGAAGATCATATGGATCGTTATCCGTTGGGGCTGCAGCAGTATCGCGCCGCCAAGCTGCGGATTTATGAAAACGCGGCGGTTTGCGTGGTGAATGCCGACGATGCGCTCACCATGCCGGTACGCGGCGCCGATAAACGCTGCGTCAGCTTCGGCATCGACGTCGGCGACTACCATCTTAATCGTCAGCAGGGCAGCATCTGGCTGCGGGTGCATGGCGAAAAAGTATTGAATACCGATGAGATGACGCTGGTCGGGTTGCATAACTATACCAATGCGCTGGCGGCGCTGGCGCTGGCTGACGCGGTCAACATTCCGCGCGCCAGCAGTCTGAAAGCCTTAACCACCTTCCGCGGGCTGGCGCATCGTTTTCAGCTGGTGCATGAGCGTAACGGCGTACGCTGGATTAACGACTCGAAAGCGACCAATGTCGGCAGCACCGAAGCCGCATTAAGCGGATTACAGGCGCAGGGCACGCTGTGGCTGCTGTTGGGCGGCGATGGCAAATCGGCTGATTTCTCTTCGTTGACGCGCTACCTGCAGGGCGACGCTATCCGCGTCTGGTGCTATGGCCGCGACGGCGCGGCGCTGGCGGCGCTGCGCCCGGAAATCTCCAGCCAGACCGAAACGCTGGAACAGGCGATGCGCGCCATCGCGCCGCAGGTGCGGCCGGGCGATATCGTTCTGTTGTCGCCCGCCTGTGCCAGCCTCGATCAGTTCCGTAATTTTGAACAGCGCGGCGACCGCTTCGCCCAGCTGGCGCGGGAGCTGGGCTGA